The DNA region ACATTAATTTTGAAAAAGCATTATTTACGTATTGTGCAGAGTCTTTATCGTTGTGAGCGTAATTTGGAACTAAAGCATTAAAGTAATATCCGATTGTTGACTTTGTTTCTTTGCTTTGTGATTTTGATAAACCAAAAACTTCTTTTTTAGCTCTTATTTGTGCTTGAGTATTTGGATCTAATTGTGAAAATGAAATTCTTGATGTTTCACCTGCTCTAAATGAGTTAAAATCTTCAACCTTAAATGCGTCAGCATCAACTACTGCACTTTTATAAACGTTTTCAATAACTTGTAATCTACCTGGATGATTTACATATTCTTGATCTTTGTAGTGTTTATTTAAAAGTCATTTTTCTGAAAGGTCATTAGCAGAATATCCTTTATAGTAATATCTTCCGGCATATAAAGTTGTATTATTGTTTAATCCATATCAATAAACCCCTGAGTCTTTAGCAAGATTTGTTGCTTTAGCTATTTCAGGCGCAACTGTTGATTCTTCTGAACTATTTACACCAGCAAAATTTCTTAATGAAGAAATATTTTTATTTGTTTCATCGATGTATTGACTTGGGGCAGGAACGAATTCATAATTACCATAAAGGATGTTTTTAAAGAATTCCACAAAGTTTGAAGAAAGATTTGCATCCTTTCTTTGAAATACTAAATAATTTTTTCCGTCTTCAGATTTTAATGCTTCATTTTTGTCGATAAGTTTATCAAAGTCAATATTGTATAAATTGAATAAATATTTATTTGTGTATGAATTTTCTTTTTTAAATACTGACGAATTATCAGGAATTAATTTTTTAGCTTGTTCATCAATTTCGGCGTTTCCACCATTTTTGTGACGAGCTGTTGTATCTTGTGTTAAATAAGTTCTTACAAGACCATAGTAGAAGTCTTTTGCAACAACATTATATTTTGTTTTTTCTCCGTTTGAGTTAACTCAAAATGATGTTTCATCAACCTCTACTTCAAATTTTGAAGCTTTGTCTAAGTCTGTGAAAAATTGTGGGTTGTTAATTGATTTTGCATCACTACTTGTTAAAGCAATATTTGATGATGCGTAATATTTTCCTTCAATGGTAGGAGCTCCTAAAGCATCTGTTTTATCATTATCATATACTTTTACTTCATCTCCGATTGTTAATTTAATTGATTTAGCATAATCTAATTTTCATTTGTTTGTTGAAGGTTTTACAACAAATGTTTTTGTAACTCTATCAATTTTGTTGCTTGCTAATTCTGTTTTTTCTTCAAACTCTGGCTTACCTTCTGATTCTTGTCTAAATAATAAACCATATGTTGTTATTTCAGGCCCTGCTTGTCATGATCCTGAACTATACGAAGCATCTGTTTGCCCTCTTCTTTGTGAATAAATTGAATTGTATTTAATACGATAAATTCCTCTATTTGCAAAATTTGCAAATGTACTTGTTACACCATCACCACTTTCAGAATTACTTGTATGTGATACAGCACCATTTCCACTTGGTGTACATGCGATAGCTGTAGCAGGTACAGCTAATGAAGCAAAAACGCTTCCTAATAATAAAAATTTTCTTTTCATAATTTTCTCTTTTCTTTTTCTCTCTATTTAAATATTTTCTTTCCTAATTTTGTTCATTCTTGAACAAGGTCCTCTATATATTGGAACCCTTCATCATAAAATTTGTCATCATTTAAGTCCACACCAACTTTTTTTAATATTTCAATTGGGTAATCATTCCCTCCAGCGCTTAAGAAGTTTTTAATATAATTATCTAAAGCTTCTTTACCATAATTTTTATATTGTTTAAAGAAGTATATCGCAACTAACTGTCCTATAGCATACTTATAAACATAAAAACCATAGTAGTAATGAGGGACGTAGATTGATTGAATTGTGTTTTTAATTGAATAACTGATTTTATCTTTTAAACTGTATTTTTTTGCATTTTCGAAATATGTTTTACTAATTGAATCATAACTCGAATTAATTTTTCCTTCTTGAATACCTTTATATAAGTCATATTCATAATTAGATCACATAACTTGTTTTAAGACAGTTCCGTTAAATCCGCTTATGATACTATCTAGAATATTGAATTTTAACTTATCATTCTTTGAATTTTTTAATAAATAATCAAATAACATTAATTCATTAAATATAGACGCTATTTCAGCAAGGAAAATAGGATAACTAGCATTGTTAATATCATTATGTTTATCTGAATAATATGAATGCATCGAATGACCTAATTCATGCGCAAGTGTTTCTACACTTCTTAAAGTACCATCAAAGTTCATTAAAATGTATTTTTTATCAATACCATAAGTTCCGCCGATACTATACGCTCCGCCTCTTTTGGTTTTTGTACTCATATAATCAACTCAATTTTCAGTTAAAGCTTTATTAATTTGTTCTGAATATTCTTCACCAAATGGTTTTAAAGATTCTTTAACTAATTCATTCATTTCTTCAACTGAATAACTACTTTTAACTTTAACAAGATCTCTCATGCTATCTCATTCATTAAAATCTTCTTTAAAACGTTTTTTGTAAAATATTTTGTAATTTTTTACATATTTCTTAATAATATTTCTTTTTTCTGATACTTTATTAAACAATTTTAATAATGTTTTGTCGGTTACTTTATCATCAAATGTAAGCATATCGACTGCTGATTTATATTTTCTAACTTTCGCAACTGTTACAAGCTTGTTGAAATGTTGAAACAATATTTCAGCAAAAGAGTCTTTATGTTTAATGTATCCGTCTCAAAAATTATTAAACGCTTGCTTCCTTACTTTTGAATCATCAGATTTCAAAAATTTAGTTCTATTTACTTTGTCTAATTTAACTTTCTTTCCGTTTTTAAGAGTTATATATCCAAAATCTAGTTCGCTATTACTCAAAATACTAAAAATAGAATGCGGATCAGGTTCTCCGATAGATGTTTCTAATAAAAATTCTTCTATTTTATCATCTAATTTATGGTCTTTTGATGCAATTAAATCTTCAATGTCTCTTTTATATAATTTTAGTCTTGAATCTTCTTTCCATTTTTTCATTTTTTCAATATGGATAAAAAATCTATTTGTTTCAGAACCAAATTCTTTACTTAATTCATGGCTTTTTAGTTCAAAGTCTTTACTTAATTTGATAAAGTCCGAATTTACTATATCTGTATTTTGATTATTCGATATGTAATTGTCAATTTTATTTGAAATTAGCTCTTGTTTCTCTGCTAGTTCTATATCTACCAAATACTCTTCAATTGAATTAAATTTTGAGTCCTTTATATTTATTCTTTGTTTCATTATTTTTTCATATTCATCAATTCAATAATGAATACTCTTGCCCTTAAGAATATCATCTAAATCTCATTTATATTTTGATGGCACTTCTTTATGGTTCTTATATTGCTTTACTTCCATCTTTCCTCCTTACATAAATACGAAAAAATCTTGTAGAGCACAAATCTACA from Mycoplasmopsis canis PG 14 includes:
- a CDS encoding OppA family ABC transporter substrate-binding lipoprotein, producing the protein MKRKFLLLGSVFASLAVPATAIACTPSGNGAVSHTSNSESGDGVTSTFANFANRGIYRIKYNSIYSQRRGQTDASYSSGSWQAGPEITTYGLLFRQESEGKPEFEEKTELASNKIDRVTKTFVVKPSTNKWKLDYAKSIKLTIGDEVKVYDNDKTDALGAPTIEGKYYASSNIALTSSDAKSINNPQFFTDLDKASKFEVEVDETSFWVNSNGEKTKYNVVAKDFYYGLVRTYLTQDTTARHKNGGNAEIDEQAKKLIPDNSSVFKKENSYTNKYLFNLYNIDFDKLIDKNEALKSEDGKNYLVFQRKDANLSSNFVEFFKNILYGNYEFVPAPSQYIDETNKNISSLRNFAGVNSSEESTVAPEIAKATNLAKDSGVYWYGLNNNTTLYAGRYYYKGYSANDLSEKWLLNKHYKDQEYVNHPGRLQVIENVYKSAVVDADAFKVEDFNSFRAGETSRISFSQLDPNTQAQIRAKKEVFGLSKSQSKETKSTIGYYFNALVPNYAHNDKDSAQYVNNAFSKLMWGAELNDVKAGNAHNVLVNATTGAAAEVRNILSAVINWDESAKEAGSPEAVHAWLTGAAPDLKIKEDANDTTNSPRYHADELNELFVVDRNTNQRVDLGGSLGTELRQSENNSVGAQSSDKYKSAAFEVLKARFKEIIDEFYKQNPNLDSDPNNSKIKFTVISRFINFNAKIKLATEKQVNVLNSLYPERFQVEFRKVANRDELLSYYVNNPAATKIVGWSTDYELLNGSLDGKSWNFQLLPILANIASDESYKAKLESAYPTLVKAAQKLKEFIKLKNFELSIPLEKWGKLSNKYLYDFSNYLGEYKVKEGSSDTALELVEIDREQDTKQYVSAGELSSQFLLWLNSDSANSFSKDELIKLTSETMNIVGVTVNPYLAILQNSVSNTLVNPNYIVPEILHSFEDMSSFLVKK
- the pepF gene encoding oligoendopeptidase F, with product MEVKQYKNHKEVPSKYKWDLDDILKGKSIHYWIDEYEKIMKQRINIKDSKFNSIEEYLVDIELAEKQELISNKIDNYISNNQNTDIVNSDFIKLSKDFELKSHELSKEFGSETNRFFIHIEKMKKWKEDSRLKLYKRDIEDLIASKDHKLDDKIEEFLLETSIGEPDPHSIFSILSNSELDFGYITLKNGKKVKLDKVNRTKFLKSDDSKVRKQAFNNFWDGYIKHKDSFAEILFQHFNKLVTVAKVRKYKSAVDMLTFDDKVTDKTLLKLFNKVSEKRNIIKKYVKNYKIFYKKRFKEDFNEWDSMRDLVKVKSSYSVEEMNELVKESLKPFGEEYSEQINKALTENWVDYMSTKTKRGGAYSIGGTYGIDKKYILMNFDGTLRSVETLAHELGHSMHSYYSDKHNDINNASYPIFLAEIASIFNELMLFDYLLKNSKNDKLKFNILDSIISGFNGTVLKQVMWSNYEYDLYKGIQEGKINSSYDSISKTYFENAKKYSLKDKISYSIKNTIQSIYVPHYYYGFYVYKYAIGQLVAIYFFKQYKNYGKEALDNYIKNFLSAGGNDYPIEILKKVGVDLNDDKFYDEGFQYIEDLVQEWTKLGKKIFK